A region of the Argopecten irradians isolate NY chromosome 16, Ai_NY, whole genome shotgun sequence genome:
TGAcaagtgaatgtaaatatttcattatcacaacatttacaattttcatatatatattattaacagCTTACATGTTTTCTTAAAAATACTATTAAAGTATATGATTTATGTTAAATTATGTTAGCTGTTTATTGGAAGTGGAACGACTgatttgcccgttgtcagtatactgtgaccgggtggggtatgttgattggtgtcttcggtgacatgattcagtaatatagcactataaaagggacAAGAGTTcaataagacacaacacaagtataccgcagtctcccaaaatacacacctgcacttcatacacgtaacacactacaaacatgggaggccgttcttacatgaccattgcagccctgcaggtaaggcattagaattgtacctttgctgcccctattgcatgaacGTAAAGGGCGATTAAATTTATgatcttcttcctaactgactttattcttccaaACGTCTCCCTtaacaccgcctcacttttggccttttgcTGAGCACTCACccatgtgaggtaggctctgggttctgtcccttggtcgagacacaccaaagtctataaaagtggtagtttctactcctgcttatcGTTAAGCAtgcagggagtaggacgactggttcgcccattgtcagtgcgtggtgtcttcggtggcatgcttcagtgatataacaatataaaaggggcaaaagttccactatgcaataagacacagcacgaatatgccgcagtctcccaaacaggCACCTGCACTTTATACACGCTACACATTGATTGCATTgagtcgtccttacatgaccctgacccAAATAAATTGAGCTACGTTAAGTCTAATCATCCATCCAACCAGCCATGCATGACCGTATCTATTATTAAAACTAGTCCTCATcccatatatatatctttttatttattattttaacgtcctattaataaccatggccatgtaaggacggtctcccatgtaggcagaaactaccactttcatagacgttggtgtgtctcgaacaggggacagaacccagagtcttccttACAGGGGCGATCGCTCAACTCCAGGCCAAAAATGAAGCGTTGctaagggaggcattaggagtCTGTTAAGAAGAATAGGAAAGAGGGCCCAAATGGACACTCCTCctttagtcgcctttacgatcatgcaataggggcatcAAGTACCATTCTAATGCCCTACATGCAGGGCAGATAGATCTACAATGACAGATATTAATCAGAGGAGTCTTCGATCGTCgtgttttaaaatttcataactTCTTCATGATATTTAGAAACAACATACATAAACACATCAGAAAGAACACCGTAAAACGAACATAGTTTCAACTATAACCATTAAACCTCTCCAAATAGATTGTACCGTAAAAGCTTTCATTCGAAAATACATTATCAAAATTCTCATGGGAATAGTTGCTTTAATATctttacaaaacacaaaaacatcataattaattaaatttgtgCGATTCGTGTTAGTTATAACTTGATAATAATCAATGATTGGCCGATAACCGGGGATAGATTAGGCCATTTTCCCGACATCGAACAACACCGGTCGAAAAAATTGGCTCAgttcatttacataaaaaagaGGCCGTACGGTAATTCTACGGCGTCTGTTTTCAAAGAGAATTTTTTGAGGCAGGCGAGGCAGTGAATACCGACCGAAAAGACCGATTATCATATGATGTCCGGACGATAACCGGACACCGTATGAACGATAATTGTGCCAGGCTCGGCTGAACGGCTAAAAATCATGCCAGCAGGAGTACATCCTAAGCCAAATGGGAAACATTAGCGCTTTCTTTTTAAAATCTTCTTGGGGTTTATAGAAACATGCCTAGATACATTGTTAATTGGTAGTAATCCTTGATGTCATATCAAGGGTAATTGTGTCATATCATTGTACAGGAGATAAATCTACAAAATGCATATATTAAGCAATGTTATTCAAATTAAGTTAGTTTAATTTAAGTTTTACACTTTGTATGAAATGCATTtccttttctcttcttttaatGGGATATTCATAAGTAattttaaaaaaggaaaaatactGAATGCCTTATTTCTGGAATATTCAAGTCttcagttatttttttcttcctgTACTGGGATTGAATATATGTTTGTAACCTTACACAAGCCCTTAATGTAGTGCCACTTTCTCTATGTAGCATTAGTTTCCACCTGGATATAGTACATAAGCTTTTTCGATCCACAGGATATGTTTAGATTTATAGAGAATTCAGTTCtttttaaatactaaatagtaTTGGTTAATATGATATATGCATAATCCACTTGGGTAGATTTCCAAAGTCTATACCTGCAGCCAAGGCCTTGATCCTAGCATGCTACATGGTGCCATATTATGACCATGGACATTATagttgtggagaagaagtttgtttgtggccctgcaggtagggcgttagaattgtacctgctgcccctattgcatgatcgtaaaaggcgactaaatttatgatcttatcttttctcttcttcctaactgacttgatgtttcctaatgcctcccttggcaccgcctcacttttggccttgagttgagcgttcgcccttgtgaggaaggctctgggttctgtcccctggccgagacacaccaaagtctataaaagttgtagtttctactcttgcttagcgctcagcatacagggagtgggacgactggttcgcccgttgtcagtataatgtgaccgggtggggtgtgttgcttggtgtcttcggcggcatgcttcagtgatatagcactataaaaagggcaacagttccactatacaagaagacacaacatgaatataccgcagtctcccaaaacacgcatctcgcacaacatacacgcaacacaccgcatacatgggaggccgtccttacatgaccatagctgttaataggacgttaattaatcaaacaaacaaacaaacaaacaaaagaagaagtttgttacaattttaattgttgtttacaaatggatgacAGTAAAGGATGAGCAGAAGGCAATTaagatatatatgtgtaataggGGCTTTCAACGGCCACCTTAATTCCGATATGCACacttataaataacattttgcttttaaacaaataataaatatgtctcagccctgtgaTTTGGAACATAGGTCAATATCAAGGattttaacaaactttgtatcctTTCAACCAAGCATGCTATTGCCCAATATCATGTCCATGCATGGAGTTTTTTTTGTTAGAAGAaatcgaaaatgtaaattgtgtacAATAGATATTGGATGATGCCggtcaaaataaaattgcaatgggtcacttgagacttcattAACCTCAGGTAGcctcaacaaaatattttgaaacatttttattttgtatttgtttattgcaTTAGTAAAAAAGCCACTTTCTGCGACAGAGGACACGTGTAAATAAACACACACATCAGCTGAAAACTGCCTTGGTCTTCCATTGTTCAATCATAAGAATAGCAAAACTTTACTATTATggataaatatacatgtaagcttagCTTCCAGATCTTTCacctaataaaaaaaaaatgttgttcaAACTAAAAATTCAATAGCGACTGAACAAGTGAAACAGCATCACATATTTGATAaatcaaaagataaaaaataacctaaaataagaaacataacaAGCATGTTCTTATCTTAACAGATCGATGATGGTGAATGATTGGTTTCtaataatacaatttgtttttCGTCAAATATGTTTCGACATATGTGGCAACGTCGGTTCCTCACTTCCAATTCCGCAGCACATACCGCACACAAAATGTGTCCAACGAGCCACTGTAGCAATCCTTACAAATTGCGACAGATTTACACTCTGAAAAAGAAGATAGTTTGAATAGCTAACAAAACTAGATATATCTTACACAGTTGCACATTAAAGTTTAATGGCTTTAACTCCTTGAAACAAGCTATCCCAGGAGAaacttggtacccactactgaATGAGTAAATCTTTCCAATAAAAGGATGGATCTTGTACTATTTCTGTAATTCTGTACCCTTTCGttcctcttggaaatgttttataacatgggaaaactaaaaatgaagtctatataaTGGTAATAAACTTTCAATGAATAAAAGATCAAGatagccacctgtcagccatgttGTTTTCTGATTGGTTTTGAAGTAGATAAACACAACTTAGAACAAGGGACAATGAAACCTCGGGTCATCGTTAAGATTACTCTGgtattttttgagaaatggcgataacaaacttcaattgtcataTTCTAAGATGATTTAGTTCCACTGATCAATTGACATTCTAACCGGATAGCGTTTGGAACAATTGTCTCCGGGTGGCGTGCTTGATTCAGGATCGACGAACCTTCACCTAAATTGTTCATTATTAAGTAAAAACTCTTGTTATGACAATATGCTTCAAGtagatacaatgtatctaggtatctttttataaatacaaatacatgcAAAAAACCCACTTACCTCTGTAAACAAGGCCGTCGTGCAGGCTGTGCCATGTGCGACTGTTTGATTTCCGCTGTCAGGactagatgtcgacatcttttaatTTAGATGTCTggcaagtcggtgtcacactcGAGCATAAACATGATTAATTGCCAAGTttccgactttctacataattatcttggaatcattatgtgggcaatTACATTaagtaagtcgacatattctttgTTTATGTCTACATCTTCCTGTATTATATCGacataatgccttaattatgtcgacatcattaagtcgtaatTCGGCAAGTCAATGACAGAAATAAATATGTCACCTTACACAATAGTGCGATAGTGTAACTCGACtttcaaatatgattatgtGGATATGTCGTGTTAAAGCTCATCTTACCGaaataaatatctcaacaagtcataTTATAACTCGACTGATCGACAAAGCTATCTCAACAAGTCATATTATAACTCGACTTGCCGCCATAATTAACTATCTGGTCAAAGTCGCGTTACCGTATTTCGACCTAAACTAAGTCGATGGCaaaaatatgccaccatactaTATATctagaaaatacatttttgttgagATTCTTGTCTCTAGATTATATCTGTTTGAAGTCTTGATATCTTTTTACCAATAACAGTCAATAATCCCAGCCGGAAGATTTACGAAGAAAGAAATCTGTAGTAGTTGACGGGTGGTGTACCATTCGGGTATTGTGTAAACTGACTCATCAACAGGAATTCTTCCCTGTTTCTATCACGTGATGGAAACATGACATGAAATACTTCCTTACGATCTCGGTATAAAATGATACTAACACGGAGACACCGCGCACCTTGCAGAAGTTGAAGCCCTCAACATCATGGGTGTCCCGGTGACGTCACTGCTTTGTCTTGTAGCTGTGTTTGGTGCCTGCCAGGCCAGAGATTACAGACAATTCCTCAGAGGTAAGTCagcatcatcgtcatcatcgtcgtcgttgTCGTCATGCTCTATTCTTAAAAACGACGATAGTACAAAATCTAAAAGGAAAAAAGGGTAAATGTACTAAAAGtgaatttaaatgtatttattcataAAATCGATATATCCGATAGCGTAGAATTGTTGAGGAAGGACAATTTATTTAGATAGCGAGTTAAATTTTGATTGTTGATCCGTTGTTGGGTGATTATTGTCAAGATTTAGGTTAAAACTTCTAATCGAGACAATTTCCCTCCTCCATTCTCAACATGGATTTCTAATCAAGAATGATTTACGCAGTCATTCTGATCTACCATACCACAGCCGTGACGTCCTTAATCATCTCTGAAGACGCATTTAGACTTTCCCTAATTAGTCCATTTCAGGGCCACTTtccatttcatttcagaaaacagCGTGGATGTGtcgttttgaaataaaattaaataagaacTGCTTATCAGTAATTATTATGATGTGTTGTAAAACCAACATACATTCGCGTAATTCGCGGATGATTTGGAATCGCGAAAATTAATTTATACTTAAAGGACTAAAAAACGCGAAGTTAAGTCTCCGTGAAAAGGTTGTTTCGGACTCAAAAAACGCGAATTTAAGTCTCCGTTAAAAGTTGTTTCGGACTCAAAAAACGCGAAAATATGTCTCCGTGAAAAAGTTGTTTCGGACTCAAAAAAAACACGAAATTAAGTCTTCTTAAAAATTTGTTTCGGACTCCAAAAACGCAAAATCAAGTCTCCAGTAAAAACTGTTGAGCTCATAAACGGGACAATATGTTACCGCGAAATAACTACACGTGTTTGTCCCTCTTGTACTAACTTGTTTTATGTTTAAACGTCGTTGTTGTtgtgaaatattatttcaaacagaCAGTTTCTAATCAATGTAAAGTATTAGTACACCATGCAAAACTAAACCATAACAAATAGAGCTGTGACATTTTACAGGTTTACGGGATGAAATCCGACAGGAACTAGATGAGGACTATATCTCGGAATTGGCAGCTGTGGTCGGATTGGACGATAGCCTTTATGACAAGCACTGCAGCTGTGAAGGAAATTCGTGTTCCTGTTGTCGGGAATTCCATAAGATGCATGTCTGTGTAAATGCTTCACTGGATAGCATGGGCGCTGATGTCTCACTCACAATCAATGGTCAACGTATCATATCGTTGAAGGTCACAGGTATAGCAGTATacttattttaatatttgaatatacaatataatacatattcatGAGAATTGATAATACATGCATAATGTATtggcaaaaaatataaaattataaaaaaaaatcctaataatataggcaggtttagcggactactcTCCACCATGCTAGCGATTTTGCTTCCACCTAATTACTGAATATTGAAAAACAACAAATCTCTATAAAATTCCTTAAAAACTcctttaaaatcttcaaatccTTTACAAATTATTACTATAGATTGGCCGTATGAAAAGCGAGTTATCCATGAAAAGCCTATTAATATGAGTATTCGGCAAACATTTTTGAACAAGGCCATACAATGAAGTCAGGTAAGAGCGGAGCAGGAAGCATATGGGAGGTGGGGAGAGGGgtataatgtttgtttgttttatttaggaaagaagatttttttaaaattaggaTGAACATTGTTAAACATTGAATATGCTAaccaaaaatagaaaaattgataaaattatgtTCTCTGTAATATTAGGATACATCATATCGATGTTTTTTCTTGCACTTCTAACACTTTcttgattttatttgatttaattgaCAATTCAccatacatgaaatatttggACGCGGTAGACATGGCTCTGGTACCGCATAATTTTCTCGAAACATTAAACACAGTACCGGATTTTCAAGAGACTGGGTGACGTACGATTTATCGTCGATTAGTCCTacattccggtgaatgtgacacacgtcacaatcactggaagatggaactaatcgacggtaaatcgtGTAATACGTGAGTTTCGAGATACCGAAACAACGAAGGCAAAGTAAGTGATTGTGACGTAATACTTTGACGTGAATCTTACACCGACATCACAATCACCGGAAGATGGGATTTATCGACGTTAAATTTTGCTTTTATCCACGTCGTTTTGGTACCTCGAAACCAAGCTTTTACTTCTAATATCAgagaaatattatttatatattgttgtaGGTGAAAATCCTCCTGAAGTATGTAAAAACTATGGACGATTTGACGCGTGTGTTGTGGTCAATAAAGTCAAAATTGAACGCCAGACTTTCTCTGCTTGTGTGAATCTGCAAATCGGAAGAAAACCTTTCTTACAAAACATCCCGCTCGGATGTTTTAAACTCCCCCCATCACAGAATTCCCTCTCTGGCGGAAACCAGGTCAAGTTCTTCGTGTAAAGCCGGTCCATTGTTTATTACGAATAATTACAAGGTTTAAAGAATGTTTCTAGCTAATTTTGATAAGTTTCAGTGTCTTTGTAAACTAGACTTATTGTCAAAggaaatattattatatgaaatgaaataaatttgaagcaACATAGTCCTcgtttattgttattttgagtTTGAACAGTTTCAAATGCCcgtgaaaaatatttattaagaaATATCAAAGCGTTGTTAAGTTAATGCACTCAAGGCCCGGTAAAATTTCCTTGATTTAACTTCCTCATGTATGATACAAGATAGATATTGCAGTTTAcataccagtaaacaacaaaaaataaacattattccATAACTAGCTTCCTGTACACGAAATGAGTTCAAAAGGTCGGGAATATACGTccattatattttaaagataaactaaaaacaatgaaatattttgtatcgtTTACCTTACCTCCAGTACTTTGTAACCTATGTTTCGGCATCCTCGATCTGCAAGGGTTTTGATCACTTactatctctacacccctgaactatctcatagtaaaaatgaGAGGCAACAGAACATAACAGGTTTTTATAACAATACACtagttgactgtgtggctttcatgacaggcgtcgctctctctctctgttgtcttcaaaggaaattttgcaggcctgtgattggttcagctgctttccactgagctgcctccaattttactacgagatagtccagaggtgtagagatcgcaagtgatcagaacccctggagtatcgaggatgatgttCCGGTGGCACGGTAGTTCTATATTCTACTAGGCCCACGTGTGGACAGAAAGTGTTATGATAGTTTGATTGTTTTTGCATCCATACCTGTTCCGAAAACAGTTGAGCATATCCTAGAGCAAGTAAAAACCAATCTATATTTTGGTCTTGCCCTTTCGGTCAAATTGAAATATCACAAAAGACCAGCATTAGGCTTTCTAAAACGAACCTGCAACACTGCCCAGCTTCCTGCAGGAAATTCACTATATTTCACATGTGTGTTTCTATTCTCGAGTATGGAGCAATAATTTGGGACCCATATAACCAAAGAAGACATTGAATACGACGACTGCCAGTAAGATTCATTTCCAACAACTACAAGACCAGGGAAGAAGGAGCAATAATTTGGGACCCATATATCAAAAGAAGACattgaaaaatgtaaaagaatTCGAAGAATACCAGTCAGATTCCTTTCCAACAACTACAAAACCAGGGAAGAAGGTTACATCACTAGAATGCTAGAAGAACTGAAACTACCATCACCACAGACCTGACCTGAAATGCAGATAGAGGCCTTCCGATATAAAGTGATGGAGGGAATGCTATCATCAGTATCCCCAGACGAGTCTCTTAACAAAACGATGGCCTAAAAGAAACATGAAAGCTAAGTACTACGAAAATTACCTCACCATTAATACTGTTGAAAAAAATTGTCACCAAAAATTCAAAATCCTTCACGGTACCAACACACAAATGTGAGCAATACAGGAATTCCTTCTTTATGTGTAGTCATTGACTGCAACCCCTTTTGCGGTAGTATTGATGTGAAGTGTGCCCCATCATTGCATAGGCTTTCATGCATGCTCTATGAATTAAAATACTCTTTACCCTTATGTTAAAATATCTGAAGGGAATTTAACTCTTTGAAGGGTTGTTGAACTTATGCCATGACCAACGTCCatcaatatttcctttaaattgctactagtcatagctAGTGTTCTGTATGGATTTTGTGACACACATCCATTGGATAAAATCCTTGAGGAAATTATGCTCAAAACATGACTTGGTAAAACAAATCAGGTGAGTGGTAGACAAtctgggccttttgttttaataaaggTGAGCCATACAGACCCTCTTGGCCTTTTGTTTCAATAGGAGAGTGATACAAACCATCTGAGTCTTTTGTTTCAATAGCAGAGTAAAACAAACCATCTGAGTCTTTTGTTTCAATAGCAGAGTAATACAGAccctctgggccttttgtttcAATAGGCGAGTGATACAGACCCTCTGGGCGTTTTGTTTCAATAGCAGAGTAATACAGCCATCTGGGCCTTTTGTTTCAAaaggtgagcgatacagaccctctgggccttttatttcaataaaggtgagcgatacagaccCTCTGGTCCTTTTGTTTCAATATAAGTGAGCGATAGACCCTCTTGGCCTTTCGTTTCAatacaggtgagcgatacagaccCACTTGGCCTTTTGTTTCAATAGGTGAGTGATACAGACCATCTTGGCCTTTTGTTTCAATAGCAGAGTAATACAGCCATCTGAGTCTTTTGTTTCAATAGCAGAATAATACAGACCGTCTGAGCCTTTTGTTTCAATAGCAGAATAATACAGACCGTCTGAGCCTTTTGTTTCAATAGCAGAATAATACAGACCGTCTGGGCCTTTTGTTTCAATAGCAGAATAATACAGACCGTCTGGGCCTTTTGTTTCAATAGCAAAATAATACAGACCGTCTGAGCCTTTTGTTTCAATAGCAGAATAATACAGACTGTCTGAGCCTTTTGTTTCAATAGCAGAAAAATACAGACCGTCTGAGCGTTTTGTTTCAATAGCAGAATAATACAGACCGTCTGAGTCTTTTGTTTCAATAGCAGAACAATACAGACCATCTGAGTCTTTTGTTTCAATAGCAGAGTGATACAGACCATCTGAGTCTTTTGTTTCAATGGGAGAGTGATACAGACCATCTGAGCCTTTTGTTTCAATAGCAGAGTAATACAGACCATCTGAGCCTTTTGTTTCAATAGCAGAGTAATACAGACCATCTGAGTCTTTTGTTTCAATAGCAGAATAATACAGACCATCTGAGTCTTTTGTTTCAATGGGAGAGTGATACAGACCATCTGAGCCTTTTGTTTCAATGGTACCTTTACCTCAATGGAGAGTGATACAGACCATCTGAGCCTTTTGTTTCAATAGCAGAGTAATACAGACCATCTGAGTCTTTTGTTTCAATAGCAGAGTAATACAGACCATCTGAGTCTTTTATTTCAATAGCAGAGTGATACAGACCATCTGAGCCTTTTCATTTGGTGAGCGATATAGACCCTCTGGGCGTTTTGTTTCAATAtaggtgagcgatacagaccCTCTGTGCCTTTTGGTTCAATAGGAGAGTAATACAGAccctctgggccttttgtttcAAAAGGAGAGTAATAGAGACCATCTGAGCCTTTTGTTTCATTTGGTGAGCGATACAGAccctctgggccttttgtttcATTAGGTGAGTGATCCAGACCCTTTGTGCCTTTTGTTTCAAaaggtgagcgatacagaccCTCTGGGCCTTTTGCTTCAATAGGTGAATGATACAGACCCTCTTTGCGTTTTGTTTCAATAACAGAGTGATACAAACCATCTGAGCCTTTTGTTTCATTTGGTGAGTGATACAGAccctctgggccttttgtttcATTAGGCGAGTAATACAGACCATCTGAACCTTTTGTTCCAATAGGAGAGTGATACAGACCATCTGAGCGTTTTGTTTCAATGGGAGAGCGATACAGACCATCTGAGTCTTTTGTTTCAATGGGAGAGTGATACAGACCATCTGAACCTTTTGTTTCAATGGGAGAGTGATACAGACCATCTGAGTCTTTTGTTTCAATGGGAGAGTAATACAGACCATCTGAACCTTTTGTTTCAATAGGAGAGTAATACAGACCATCTGAGTCTTTTGTTTCAATGGGAGAGTGATACAGACCATCTGAGCCTTTTGTTTCAATGGGAGAGTGATACAGACCATCTGAGTCTTTTGTTTCAATGGGAGAGTAATACAGACCATCTGAACCTTTTGTTTCAATAGGAGAGTAATACAGACCATCTGAGTCTTTTGTTTCAATAGAGAGTGATACAGACCATCTGAGTCTTTTGTTTCAATGGGAGAGTGACCATCTGAGTCTTTTGTTTCAATAGGAGAGTGATACAGACCATCTGAGTCTTTTGTTTCAATAGGAGAGTGATACAGACCATCTGAGTCTTTTGTTTCAATGGGAGAGTAATACAGACCATCTGAGTCTTTTGTTTCAATAGGAGAGTGATACAGACCATCTGAGTCTTTTGTTTCAATGGGAGAGTGATACAGACCATCTGAGC
Encoded here:
- the LOC138310528 gene encoding uncharacterized protein, producing MGVPVTSLLCLVAVFGACQARDYRQFLRGLRDEIRQELDEDYISELAAVVGLDDSLYDKHCSCEGNSCSCCREFHKMHVCVNASLDSMGADVSLTINGQRIISLKVTGENPPEVCKNYGRFDACVVVNKVKIERQTFSACVNLQIGRKPFLQNIPLGCFKLPPSQNSLSGGNQVKFFV